Part of the Henckelia pumila isolate YLH828 chromosome 2, ASM3356847v2, whole genome shotgun sequence genome is shown below.
AAACCTTTTTGGATCTCTTATAATGATTTCGCGACCCGTGATCTTGGATATCAGCTTAACCACAGTATGACAGTCTCCACAAGTTCTAAGATTTTTTATCACCTGGATGGTACTCCCTGCCACTGTGTTCAGAATCCCAAAAGCCACAGCAAGCTTCTCACTGTGAATTCGTAAAACGATTTCCTTTTCTTCCTCGTCAACATCATGGAGCACTGATGCTACAGAGGGTACATATCCAACTTCTAACAGCTTCACAGATAATTCTTCCAGATAATCGTAAATTTTCTCATGCTGAGGATGTTTCCTGTCCCCAGCAAGAAATGTATGAACACGACCCTTTAGTTCAATGAGACTAAATCCTGGTGATTTAACAAATCCTCGGTTTTTCATAAACACCCTCATTCTTTCTACATCTTGCCACCTACCGGCATCAGCATAGATATTCGAGAGTAGCGTGTAATAAACCGAGTTGTTTGGATCCAACTCGAACAATTTATTTGCAGATATCTCCCCAAGATCCACATTTTTATGTATTCTGCAGGCAGCCAAAAGGGAACACCAAATAACAAAATCGGGTCTCACCCTCATCTCCATGATCAACTTATACGCCTTTGTTACATAACCTACACGACCAAGAAGATCAACCATGCAACCGTAATGTTCTATACTTGGTTCTATATTAAAGCTATGTTGCATCGCGCAAAACCAGTGCCACCCTTCATCTACCAGGCCACCATGGCAACAAGCTGACAGGACTGATACAAAACTGATGCTGTTTGGTTTTACACCTGCCCGAATCATACCAGAGAATACTTCAAGCGCTTCCTTTGCTTGACCATGCATCCCGTAACCAGCAACCATGGCAGACCAGGACTTTACATTCTTTTCGTTCATCCTATCGAACGCTCTCCTCGCCATATTTACTCTCCCACATTTGCTATACATGTCAATAATTGAAGTGCCCACGTAAACATCGTTCTCAAGATTCCTCTTTATAACCTACATAGTCAAAGAAAACCAAAAAATTGCTAAAGTAAACCAAACCAAAATTTAACATAAAATGCATCATCCATTAGGAAAATTGAAGGTACCTGATCGTGCACACACTTGCCTATCTGCAACGCTCCACTATTCGCACAAGAAAACAAAACAGTAGACAACGTCACTGCATTATACTCGAGGTCTGCACTTGTTACCATTAAACGGAAAACTTCAATGGCCTCTGCAGCTAACCCATTTTGCACACAAACGGCGATCATAGAATTCCaagaaattaaatctctttCTTCCATATCATCAAACACCTTCCTAGAAAACTCTACAGAGCCACACTTGGCAAAAGCCTCTATCAAAGTATTTCCGACGACCAAAACTGAATCCAATCCACTTTTGGTCACAAAGCCATACACCACTTGCGTGACATACTTCTCACAAACTCGAGAACATGCCGATAAAATGGAAGCCATGGCAACCCCATCAATgcactcttcttcttcctcgtCATAGCTGCTTCCGCAATCTTCAGCCAACTGGTCTTTAAAAAGCAACAATGCTTCACGGGGATAATCATTTTGAACATATCCATTAATCATAGACGTCCAAGAAACCACATTTCTGCGCGGAATTTCGTCAAACACTTTTCTCGCATCCTCCAACTGTCTACATTTCGCATACATATCAACAAGTGCGGACGTTACAAAAACATCAGAAGCGTAACCGAAGATGAAAGCTTGTTGGTGGGCTTGCTTACCCGAGTTGAGATCACAGAGCGCAGAGCAGGATTTAATAGCACAAGGAAAAGTTGAACGGTTGGGTCTGATGAGTAATGAGTTGCGGATGAAAGAAAAAGCTTTGAGAGCTTCCACTGGGTTGCCACTTCGAGCCAATTCTCCGATGACGGAGTTCCAAGAAAAGATGCTACTCTTGTCCACATACTTGTTGAACAGATTTGCGATATTTGCATTAGTAGTAGAATAAAGACAAAGGCGGCGTTTGCAATTGCATGACAATACACGTGAATTCCATCTCCAGTACTCAGCTTTGATCATTCCCCTTTTTGTTCAATCATTCGCAAATTGCCCAAGAAGCGGAATtcgattaaatattttattacaatATGTCCAAAATATAAACAAACTCTACCATATATGGTAATGGGAGCCGCCACTCTTCAAACTTCGTATCACATATCTGCAGGGggttatttcatattttatttcaaaatattgtGGTAGGAATATAATTAACGTATTTTAAATCCACTTTCAAAGGTATATATCATGTTTGAAAGAAACTATGTACGTGGTTGGTTATGTAAAATAGACAGTGTTTTCTTTTGTGTTGTAATACCATAGACAAtacagtgcagcggaaatttaaagcgtaaataaaaacacaagtaattaattttgcacgagtataaaaactcgtgcgggtgccttagggctaaatattactagtaaacgtaagatcagtcttacaaagcaatcctagtaattttacgaaaagtcattaaatcctaaatttctcaataagttgagaaatcaaacttgcatcctaaaatacaacagagtataaaagaaattggatgcaactcccgtagcctaaattgaagagactaaaaaaatcttcaacaacacagttcccacagtgttgtctctgatgtcttcaacacgaacggcaacacggggacatgcaacaacgatggttgcaaaccttgcttcagagttcaTCAAATTTTTCAATGGAATTCTTCAGTCTTTGCTTAAAGAATTGTACGTCTGAAGTCTCCTTTCATCTTGTGCGTGAAATTCCTTTTTATAGATtagcattcaaatcttgaagattttcttagatagagtcctacaagaATAAGCAACAAtcttttagtaggaaataaactctatcaaatatttgaaaatcaaaacatgataataTCGAATTgtattatatcaaataatcaccttatcaagacatgatttaaacttgaaaaatatataacttaacaTAATCGTGATATACACAATATATTTACAAAATATTCTATCTtatctagaaagcaaaatcttatAATCTCCAATTAATTAGGGCCAAAAtattcaaggaataaaattccttttaaTCTCCCCCTtttgctttctggacaaaacaccgCACAAGTATGAAATAATCataaaactccccctgagtttaaaaagtttctccccctgaattttaaaGTCTCCCCCTGAAGTGTTGTCCCCCGTGTCGTAACACGGTGGATAAAATGGACAATAACACATGGGATTctataattcatatatcagagcataagtggggtagaagatgttagtctagttaaggcatGTAAGAGCACTTGAGGCACATAACTAGAACGAACAAAAACACTTACATTATAATCAAAATGAAACTATTAAAGCAAAGATGAGAGAAGAATcaaaatctaaatttgatcACTATCAGATCCATCTTGATCAGAGGCTTCATCCTCATCATCtttagtcccagatggaccagcttCAGCTTGTGCAGGACCAGCTTCAGCTTGTGCACTATCTCCCCCTGTTTGGCCAGAAATGTCAAGTTGTCTCCGACAATCAGCCAAGACCATGCTGTAGAAGACAATATCTTCCTGTGCTTGCACGATTTTCTCTTCAGCACGAGTCATCAGCAGCTGAATAGTGGAAGTGGTGAATTCCAGGGTAGTAGGAGTAGGCActgtttcttcagtgttgtcacccgtgttggcaacaccgggtGCAACACCAACAATGTCAgcagtaggagtagaagaagcaGTCCAGGGCAAATCCAGAACCCGATTTCCCTTGAAAAGTCCAGCTGCTAACTTCAAAATCTCAGGTTGATCAGTGAGATCTTTTGTGATATTGCGGATGAAAGCCTGAGATTCCAAAATGCCATATATCAAAGATGGGAATGGCAGCTTTGTAGATTTGAGTCCTCCATCAGCAAACTGGAGCACTGTCTTGAATACCATCTTTCCAAAATTGAAGGGACTCCCAGTCCCAATGGCATACAAAATGACCGCCTGTGGTCTTATGATAACTGTTGAGTTGGATGAAGGAGTCCAATTCCTTACAGCTATCTTATGCAGCACAGAATAAAATGAGGTGAGCTTAGCTGCAGAAAAATAGTCAGAGAATTGTTTGACCATACCACCAGTGAGAACAGTAATCACTTCATTGATCTCTGGAGGATTGCCTTCATCAACGTCCGGGGTAGAATAAAGAGAGTTGATCACGACTGGAGTGAATTCGAACAGCCGACCCCGAAGATACACCAAGCCATACTTAGCAAAttctggatcttcaatgcttGAGGTTAAGTTGGCGTAGAACTCCAGAATCACCCTCTTACAATAGGGTATCACGGCAACAATAGTAGAATAGAGCTGTCTAAGCttcaaaaaatcaatcaaattgTACCTATCATAGGAGAGTACATCAATGTTCCTCTCATCCAGTAGACCTCTATGAGCGAAGAGAGGCCAAACAGCAGCAGCATTACCAGAGTAAAACATGAGGGAATGAGCAGCATCCATGTCATAGTcctcatcaacagtgttgtctATGGTGTTGTCAGCACCAACAGCAACACGGGCATCAGCAGTAGACACAACCTCTTGGTCCAGAGGGTTTTCATCAGCATCCATGCTGAAAATATCTTCAGAGTCTTCTTCATCTCCAATATCAGCACTCTTATCAGAAGAGTCGGCATGAGACTCGGCagaggaggaagaggaggaagaaTCATTAGCTTGATGGGCTTTGTTTGCAGCAAACTCCTCCATCATCTCAGCGTCAGGTTCATCATCGGAGAGATGAGCAGAAGAAGGAACAGACGAGGAGGCCTTTTCTTGCTTAaggctttccaaaatttgtgcCAAGGTGGCATCTTCATCGGAATCAGCACTTTCTTGAGGGACAGTAGCTGCAGGAGTGTCCTTAGGAGGAACACCATCAGAAGAGTTTGAATCTTTGCTATCAGAAGCAGATTCAATTATCGAAGCAGAGGCAGAGGCAGCAGCAGAACCAGAGGGTTTCTTCCTCGCCAAAAATTCATAGTTAGCATCATCAGAATCATCACCGGAGCTGcgatcttcttcagccatggagATGCGTGGACCCTTGTAAAACCTTTTAGATTGGGTAAAATCGGGGTTATACCCAGCTTGCCTCTTCGATCGGCGAGCCATCGGCGGAGGAGGGTTTACACGATTCAGGACAGAAAAATCCGGTGGATTCTCGAGATAAATGGAGTTCCAGGTTCGCTTGGCATGAGAACAGCAAGTGGAACGGGTTCCATGGGAACTGGAATAATCGACAGAGAAGACGCCGTGGATGGGATTtctggtgttgtaacaccggcaGCAACATTGGGTTCTTTATTACCCATCTCGCTTCGAATGTCTTGAGGATCAAAGCCTGCCATTGCAATAAAATTTGAGAGTGAGAGAAGGGTAGGGTTTGCAAAAAACTCAATCGGGTAATGAGAAAATCAGGAAGAAGATAACACCCGATACAAAGGAAACCAAATATATAAGAATCCTATCACAAAACAGTAACATTTTCCCTCTAACAAACTCATAATTACCCTGATCCCTTATCTCCCCAAGTTACAAACGGTAACTTTTTCTAAACGActaagatttaaaaaaaaccgAGATTTAAGAGATAAAATCCCCTAAATAAGGCAATAATCCAAGATACGTATTTTAGCCCAAATCTTCTAGAATTAACTCCACATCAGCCTAACTCCACtgaaataaaaatcaatcacaaaaattcaatttttagtaaatagggtaaattatcaaaattcgtctatttagaaccttacccaaaaacagaaccctattaccaaaaatgcatatgcatgacctattttatgcctaaacagagtgtaacataaaataaaaatgcaatcacaagCAAACGATATGTTGACAAGTGTAGTGTTGCCTCTCATATTgccaacatcatcaacaacacaaattttttcaaaaaacattTGAGActtacacacttgattacccttgattTAGAAACAATTCCAGAAGTGGTAGcatgcacactaaaagaacagtcttcattggactcaaacAGGTAGCTTTTTTCATTTTCTTCCGATTATTTATAAAGCTTGTACATATGACATTGGTCATCAAACTTTATTAAAAAGCTGAACACTGAATTTGCAAAACCACcgttcacatgggacaagaacatgaaatacacgtacatccctcaactacttagtcGTTTAGTCAGAGTTCGATTTGCAAGGGCCAGTGTGGTTCAATAGAAATTTTACAGAAAAACTTGGCATTGATTGAATCAGTGAAACAGAGATTTAAACACTACACATAACAGAGTGAGTGcagaatgcctaaaatcctaaaaattcatgacaaaaaaaacaacagtgttgtcggTAGTGTTGTAACACCGCAGACAACACCCGCAaaggattataatgcacacatgctgagagacctccgaagagttgagaatctctcatgatctaatgctttagtaaaaatgtctgccaattggttattggttccaataaactccattcgaatcatacctttttctaccaaatctcgaataaagtgatgacgaatgtcaatgtgttttgtgtgtgagtgttgaactggattctttgatatatcaatagcactcgaattatcacaataaacaatgggTGGTTCACTTttaaaaccataattttcaatcatttggttcatccaaagaagtcGTGAACAACAACTTtcggctgccacatattcagattcagcagtcGAAAGTGACAGACAGTTTTTCTtacgactataccatgaaacaaaataattgccaaggtaaaaacacctacccgtagtgctctttctatcgttcacatcaccagcccaatcagcatcactaaaacctacaaggttagtgttggtttccctcgtataccacaatcccaaatccaatgtacccgaaacatatttcaaaattctcataacaacttttaaatgggttacctttggatcagattggtacctagcacataaacacataCTGAACATATCAGGATGACTAGCAGTCAAATATAAAAGACTCCCTATCATGCTgcgatacatggtgttgtcaacaccagccgcaacactatcttttcctaatttttcactcgagcccataggagttttcatgttcttaacattctctttgcaaaactttttcaccaaattctttgcatacttactttgacaaagaaaaatctCATCATTTGATTGCTTAACTTGTAGTCCAAGGAAAAAAGTTAATTCTCCTACCATACTCATTTCAAACGTAGAtgacatgcattcaacaaaattatcaatatgcttttgagaagaagcaccaaagataatgtcatccacataaacttgacaaataaggatttcacctttggccttttgaataaaaagggttttgtcaacctcacctcgtttgaagccaatttcgagTAAATATtcggtcaacctaccataccatgctcgtggagcttgcttcaagccatagagtgccttcttcaacttgtaaacatgatccaagtgGTGTGGATCCTCAAAGCCTTTGGGTTGCTTTACATACACTTTCTCATTTAAAATACCATTCAAAAACGcactctttacatccatttggtaaagttttatacccatatgacatgcaatagctagcaatagttggactgactcaatgcgggcaacaggagcgaaggtctaatcaaaatcaaccccctcaacctaagtatacccttgagcaaccaaccttgctttgttcctaatgatgtttcctgattcatcggttttatttttgaaaatccattttgtaccaatgacattaccatgatcaggaggtggaaccaaaaaccaaatatcatttcggacaaattgttcaagttcatcatgcatggcatttacccaaaattcatcattcaaaacATCATTGACATTCTTGGGTTCAATATTGGAGACAAAATAGGAATGCATTACCTGTGAGTACacggaactcatgcatactaacccaacCATTTTGCGGTAGTCAAGTTTGTCCTTAGCACGGGTTTGTCTTGTTCCATGAACATCTCCAATAATCTGTGATGATGGATGATTCTTTTGTATCTTGCTTGGTATGCCCTTTTCAGTAATCATCTCAGCTTCCTCattattttgggaattttcCTCATGGACAGTTTCTGGAGGAACcagtgttgtgtttggtgttgtaacatccgggacaacactgtgttcttcgggaggaatttccagcaagccttcaatatcatcttcagcagtttttcctttgagatctgcaccatcatcaaaaacaacatttatAGATTCCATAACTATTCTGGTCCtaaggttatacatcctatatgcaGGACTATTGGTAGAATAACCTaggaacaaacacttatcacttttggaatcaaattttgctaGGTGATTTTTATCATTCAAAACACAGCGCACACagccaaaaatataaaaataattgagatttggtctctttcccatgagaatctcataggaagtcatcgaagatccacttctcaaataaacacgATTGGAAATATGGCACGCTATGTTCAAtgcttcagcccaaaatctcttggagatattttttgagctcatcatcaccctagccatctcctgcaACGTCCTATTCTTCATTTCGGCAATtccattctgttgaggagtttttggggcaGATAAATCCTGTGAGATgcccttcttatcacacaaagaagaaaaagatgagttctcaaattcctttccatgatcagttctgatccttgctacagtcaaagtatgtaggttagtaatcttggtaaacaacttcttaaaaacatcaaaagtgtctgatttttctctaagaAATCTGACCCATGTAAAAtgagaaaaatcatcaacacataccaaAGAATACTTTTTACCTCCATAGCTTTTGACTTCCATGGGATCCATCAAATCCATGtgcaaaagttcaagacatcgtgttgtcccacagtgttgtaacacggggTGCGCAACACgagtttgcttacctttttggcatgcaccacaaacatatggaacacCAGACTTTAGATTGGGAAGACCTCTGACAGCTTCAAACTTACTCAGATTTTTTAaggtcttgaaattcacatgtccaAGTTTTTGATGCCATAGACTGAACTCATAAACCTTTGAGTGTCTACATGCCAATTCTTCACCGACTTGGTAGCAATTATCAATTGATCTTGTACCTGTGATAACACAAcgattagcattatcaaaaacttcacaagtattcttatcaaacttcacgTGCAAGTCATCATCACACAGTTGACTAATTGAAATTAAGTTTGCGTTAATTCCTTCAACGTGTAAGATGTTATGAAGCTTTGGAAACCCTTCCACATTGAGTGTTCATTTGCCAATAATTCTTTCTTTTGCACCACCTCCATAGGTCACTCTACCACTATTTTGTTCAATGTAGTCcgtgaggtgatctttcaagcctgtcatgtgtcgtgagcttccactatcaaaataccaattacctgcagtgttagctttcaagaaagtataaataacaaaacatctaacatcagacttttgtatccaaacttTCTTCACAGTGGGCCTCTTTCTGCCAGTGTTGCTCTTGGTGTTGGGCAACACGGGGGGCAACACTTGCTTATATTCCCACAACACATAGGAATTCTTCAGCTTTCGACAAAAAGGCCTGATATGACCAGATTTTAGAAAATAGTGACATACAAAAGGACGCttccattgttttggcttagggACAAAAACATTCTTTTCAACAATGGGTTTCTTACCTTTTGAAGCAGTTGAAGGATGGTTCAAGGAAtcattaccttccttcacaaacactggtgttttggaagattcaccagtttcaaaaacactttctttaaAACCAAGACCAAACTTATCATTATTACCCATAGTCAAAATGGAATCAAGTTTGCTTGAActggaattaaatttatcaagtgtTGTTTTTTCTCTTTCAAGTTCAGAATTCAGCAACCCTAATTCCAGATATTTCTTACTCATGAGAATTTCCAATCTAGCCACATCAGCTTTCAATTCAGTATTCTATTTTGTCAGGGTTGTGTTCAACTGATTTCTCTTGTTCCAATGACAGTACAACTCTTCATAGAGTTTTTGAATGCCTTCCAAAGTATAAGGATCAGCTACCTGTTCTTCATGATTACTGAAATTATCAAGGTTAGAAGCAACAAAACAAACAGATTTTTGAACTGTGTTGCGtccaggtgttgcaacaccggagccaacaccgagaggattgatctgaaaatttttcttactttaCAGCAAGGCAGTAAAAGATATGAGATCTGCCTGTTCaaccttttcttgttcttcttcagaaTCATCATCACTCAGAGAAACATTCATACCTTTCCGAAGACGATTTGCGCATTCATAAGCATAGTGGCCATATCCCTTACATTCCCTGCATTGaatattatcaaaatttttacttgAGGACTGAACcttaccttcatacctttgtcgAGATCCCCTAGTAGCAGCAGGTTTTTGAGGCTTCTCTGAAGTAGGCAATTTAGGGAATTTTGAAGGTTGTGCACCTTTCACATCCTTCTTTTATTTCATtaccttgagataatcagtgaactTCTTTGAGATCAGGGCAATCGAATTCTCTTCAAgatcagattcctttacttcctgttgaacttcagaaaaatccttgtaaacatcattagatacttgaaaggcaatagacttaccttttgagtcatcttcggcttccaactccatctcataagtgcgaagagaactaattaactcatccaaacccattatagatgtatctttGGATTAATCTATATCACAAACCTTGGTGTGAAATCTTTTGGGGACAGAACGAAGCACTTTGGATACAAGTTTCTCATTCGAAATAGGATCACCAAGAACAGATGCTTCATTTGCAAGGCTCTTCAATCTTCCATTATATTCCATGATGGTCTCAGATTCCTCCATTctcattttctcaaattttgaagttatgagACGCATCCTTGTTTTCTTAACACTTGCCGAGCCTTCAGAGTGGATTTTCAGTTTCTCCCAAGCATTCCTAGTACAAGTACAagtaccaattagattaaacatgTTCATATCAACTGAAGTGAACATAGCATTAAGAGCTTTAGCATTATAAATAGACGCAGTATTCTCATCGGCTGTccattgtgatcttggctttggTCCTGGTGCATCATCATCTCTCATTGGTGGTGTCCAACCGTCAAGAACACGTTGCCAAGCCCTGGACTCAATGGATTGAATGTACATGCTCATCTTCAATTTTCAAGGGCCGTAATTTGTTCCATACAAAATAGGTGGATGAATTGCACTTGTGTACGGAGTGTCCATAACTAACCTGTAACACAAACCAggaactcacttagtaaagtcaagtggtggctctgataccacgtgAAAGAAATGGTGTACGTTGttggttatgtaaaataggcagtgttgtcctttgtgttgtaacaccacagacaacacaATGCAGCAAAAATTTAAAGCATAAATAAAAAcacaagtaattaattttgcacgagtataaaaactcgtgtgggtgccttagggctaaatattactagtaaacgtaagatcagtcttacaatgCAGTCCTAgtaattttacgaaaagtcattaaatcctaaatttctcaataagttgagaaatcaaacttgcatcctaaaatacaacagagtataaaagaaattggatgcaactcccatagcctaaattgaagagattaaaaaaatcttcaacaacacagttctcacaatgttgtctctgatgtcttcaacacgaacggcaacacggggacatgcaacaacgatagttgcaaaccttgcttcagatttcttcaaattcttcaatggaaTTCTTCAGTCTTTGCTTAAAGAATTGTACGTCTGAAGTCTCCTTTCATCTTGTGCGTGAAATCCCCTTTTATAGATtagcattcaaatcttgaagattttcttagatagagtcctacaagaATAAGCAACAAtcttttagtaggaaataaactctatcaaatctttgaaaatcaaaacatgataataTCGAATTgtattatatcaaataatcaccttatcaagacatgatttaaacttggcaaatatataacttaacaTAATCGTGATATACACaatatatttaccaaatattctatcttgtctagaaagcaaaatcttatAATCTCCAATTAATTAGGGCCGAAAtattcaaggaataaaatttcTTTCAATGTTGAATTGGAATATGGCATACGTAGCAATAGCTAGGGGTGGGTCGGTACggtatatcgtaccgaaaatcgGATATCGTATATCATACCGAAAAAATTGGTATGGAATTTTTCCATATCGATACCGTGCCGTATACCAAATataccgaattttcggtataccgaactTTCGGTATGGCAAAAATCTATACCGTGTACCGATaccgaattaaaaaaaaattcggtataccgaaaaattgtcggtataccgaaaaaaaatcggtataccaGCAAAAAAGTCGGTACCGAGTTTctttttttggtataccgaaatttttcatatatatattttttaaaaaaattattttttgttatatCGGTATATACCGAAATAtcgaaagaaaaaaatttaacataCTGATACCGATATCGATaccgataccgaaaatttcggtaccgtaccgaaattttcggtatcccGATTTTTTCGATAATTTCGATAATTTTTTCGGTACAATTTTTcggtattttggtatttttcacCACTCCTAGCAATAGCATGCTCCAGCGTTTGCAAAGTCATGTTCATGCTCGAATTATATTTtggattattttaaatattaatcttattggaattattattttatctaatttataatttttttttctaacaaCTCATGAGACAATGCAACCAGGTCACAGTCTACAATAGAAAGGCGGCACACTTTTTCATTAATCGAAAATATGTCGCCTAACAaaagatataaaatatatatgtttcaaacaagattatattattttacatgCCCATCTAGGCCACCATTAATCTTTTGTTTGGAGAAGTATACTTAGGGGTGGCCTGGGGAACTATATGTTAGGGATTGCAGAAGACACTAGAACATTATGGGAATAATTAAGTTGATCTAGAGGGAGTGAAAAGGATTCCAGGTGACATTACCACATGCAGGATCGGAGAATGGAGAGCATACAGGCAAGTCAAGGTACTACATATATAGTACTGCAAGAAAATGATGAGGCTACAAGTC
Proteins encoded:
- the LOC140882776 gene encoding pentatricopeptide repeat-containing protein At3g26782, mitochondrial, which produces MIKAEYWRWNSRVLSCNCKRRLCLYSTTNANIANLFNKYVDKSSIFSWNSVIGELARSGNPVEALKAFSFIRNSLLIRPNRSTFPCAIKSCSALCDLNSGKQAHQQAFIFGYASDVFVTSALVDMYAKCRQLEDARKVFDEIPRRNVVSWTSMINGYVQNDYPREALLLFKDQLAEDCGSSYDEEEEECIDGVAMASILSACSRVCEKYVTQVVYGFVTKSGLDSVLVVGNTLIEAFAKCGSVEFSRKVFDDMEERDLISWNSMIAVCVQNGLAAEAIEVFRLMVTSADLEYNAVTLSTVLFSCANSGALQIGKCVHDQVIKRNLENDVYVGTSIIDMYSKCGRVNMARRAFDRMNEKNVKSWSAMVAGYGMHGQAKEALEVFSGMIRAGVKPNSISFVSVLSACCHGGLVDEGWHWFCAMQHSFNIEPSIEHYGCMVDLLGRVGYVTKAYKLIMEMRVRPDFVIWCSLLAACRIHKNVDLGEISANKLFELDPNNSVYYTLLSNIYADAGRWQDVERMRVFMKNRGFVKSPGFSLIELKGRVHTFLAGDRKHPQHEKIYDYLEELSVKLLEVGYVPSVASVLHDVDEEEKEIVLRIHSEKLAVAFGILNTVAGSTIQVIKNLRTCGDCHTVVKLISKITGREIIIRDPKRFHHFRYGACSCGDYW
- the LOC140878721 gene encoding uncharacterized protein is translated as MSMYIQSIESRAWQRVLDGWTPPMRDDDAPGPKPRSQWTADENTASIYNAKALNAMFTSVDMNMFNLIGTCTCTRNAWEKLKIHSEGSASVKKTRMRLITSKFEKMRMEESETIMEYNGRLKSLANEASVLGDPISNEKLVSKVLRSVPKRFHTKEVKESDLEENSIALISKKFTDYLKRSLKNLLLLGDLDKGMKVRECKGYGHYAYECANRLRKGMNVSLSDDDSEEEQEKVEQADLISFTALLNHEEQVADPYTLEGIQKLYEELLEILMSKKYLELGLLNSELEREKTTLDKFNSSSSKLDSILTMVFVKEGNDSLNHPSTASKGTRSIDNCYQVGEELACRHSKVYEFSLWHQKLGHVNFKTLKNLSKFEAVRGLPNLKSGVPYVCGACQKGFDPQDIRSEMGNKEPNVAAGVTTPEIPSTASSLSIIPVPMEPVPLAVLMPSEPGTPFISRIHRIFLS